From one Caldithrix abyssi DSM 13497 genomic stretch:
- a CDS encoding FG-GAP repeat domain-containing protein, translating to MNKRVPFVLFILFLSVAMLFAQTDGDNTTMGRAYSNPAINNITGFGRGIHAGSDLDKDGKPEIIMTQYANGGAIEIFEVVGDNMLEEIWRSPDLGSPYSTPVRTVAVGDLDGDGYDELYTYVSTGWNTVDSTGGIVVFQNNGNDNEFEMVAKLDWSTNPAIIDTGSWRCEDIAVADFDDDGQLELAFTRWVGGDYDSRTVNILSVDGNFASGFYSWNQEYKQTRYQLNTGGSVTGVYYGNLDNDEHSELWVSVYDNLSLRCIESTGPNSYVDSAQVVQIDKLDLDSDSYIIKGFVHGDIDGDGTNEIIVESTFTGKLFLLKAVGDVQDSVSVTYLPFLKPGAFTTLALGDQDHGSGSDGMDLYSGGTSNGIWDYEFVGGSLTDSASWKVYNFGRDTAVVDTVMEMVIDTTVTPWDTTYVPTPTPVISPSWMVFVPENDLDGDGNKELVASYLVAGSTVPMDSTENGTPIPEESKRWLQVFEFGANVPTGIENNWKVITAEDYVLKQNYPNPFNPTTTIEFYLPIKKQISLTIYNALGQKVKTLINNEVLSAGNHALQWDGTNDAGAKVASGMYIYELKYGNFKQQKRMMLMK from the coding sequence ATGAACAAACGTGTACCATTCGTCCTTTTTATTCTTTTTCTCTCTGTAGCCATGCTTTTCGCGCAAACCGATGGCGATAACACAACGATGGGACGCGCGTACAGCAATCCTGCGATCAACAATATTACCGGCTTTGGCCGTGGGATTCATGCTGGTTCTGACCTGGACAAAGATGGCAAACCGGAAATCATTATGACACAGTACGCCAATGGCGGCGCCATTGAAATTTTTGAAGTTGTTGGCGATAACATGCTGGAAGAAATCTGGCGTTCGCCGGACCTGGGTTCTCCTTACTCTACTCCGGTACGCACCGTAGCTGTGGGCGATCTGGACGGCGACGGTTATGATGAACTTTATACTTATGTGAGCACGGGCTGGAACACGGTTGACAGCACCGGCGGCATTGTTGTGTTTCAGAACAACGGCAATGACAATGAATTTGAAATGGTGGCCAAATTAGACTGGAGCACCAATCCGGCCATCATTGACACCGGTTCCTGGCGTTGCGAAGACATAGCTGTGGCCGATTTTGACGATGACGGTCAGTTGGAACTGGCTTTCACGCGTTGGGTTGGCGGCGACTATGATTCTCGTACCGTAAATATTTTATCGGTTGACGGTAATTTTGCCAGCGGTTTTTATTCCTGGAACCAGGAATACAAACAGACCCGTTATCAGTTGAACACCGGCGGCAGCGTTACCGGCGTTTATTATGGCAACCTGGATAATGACGAACATAGCGAACTGTGGGTCAGCGTTTACGATAATCTCAGTCTGCGTTGTATCGAATCCACCGGTCCTAATAGCTATGTTGATTCTGCGCAAGTGGTCCAAATAGACAAATTGGACTTAGACAGCGATTCTTACATTATTAAAGGATTTGTACACGGCGACATTGACGGCGACGGCACCAATGAAATCATCGTAGAATCCACCTTTACCGGTAAACTCTTTTTATTAAAAGCGGTAGGCGATGTGCAGGATAGCGTTTCGGTTACTTATCTGCCCTTCCTGAAACCCGGCGCTTTTACCACATTAGCTCTCGGCGATCAGGATCATGGCAGCGGCTCCGACGGTATGGACCTTTATTCCGGCGGCACCAGCAATGGCATCTGGGATTATGAATTTGTCGGCGGATCGTTAACCGATTCTGCAAGCTGGAAAGTTTACAACTTCGGTCGCGATACGGCTGTTGTGGACACGGTGATGGAAATGGTGATTGACACGACGGTCACGCCATGGGATACCACCTATGTGCCCACACCGACGCCGGTTATATCTCCGAGCTGGATGGTCTTTGTTCCCGAGAACGATCTGGATGGCGACGGAAATAAAGAACTGGTTGCCAGTTACTTAGTCGCCGGCAGCACTGTTCCCATGGACAGCACAGAAAACGGCACGCCGATCCCGGAAGAAAGCAAACGCTGGCTGCAGGTTTTTGAATTTGGCGCCAATGTTCCGACCGGTATCGAAAATAACTGGAAAGTGATCACGGCCGAAGATTATGTGCTGAAACAAAATTATCCGAACCCCTTCAACCCAACGACTACGATTGAATTCTATCTGCCGATCAAAAAGCAGATTAGCCTGACCATCTACAATGCGCTGGGCCAGAAGGTTAAAACGCTGATCAACAATGAGGTTCTTTCGGCCGGAAACCATGCATTACAATGGGATGGCACTAATGATGCTGGTGCGAAAGTTGCTTCTGGTATGTATATCTATGAATTGAAATACGGTAATTTTAAACAACAAAAACGCATGATGTTGATGAAATAA
- a CDS encoding TonB-dependent receptor, protein MNTLWQRILFVLILLLAGNLIAGNTGKIAGTVVDANTGEPVPGANIILSGTYYGASSDINGEFFIINIPPGKYDVECIVIGYQKTIMKNVLVQSDQTTMLNFRIREQTLDLDEAIEVVAERAMVQKDLTSSKKVTTAEEIKSIPAETFTQVLATQAGVTRGADGALHIRGGRSNEIAYLMDGVSVANPYNTNGLGTSVANNAIQELTVVSGAFNAEYGNAMSGVVNITTKDGGKKFEGSLTGYTGDYVSAHDDIFLNIDQVKPFSNKTIEGTLSGPIPIARDKVTFFFSGKYTDSEGYLYGVREHDPADSANFQGRVEEYFVETEEKVFERRERFIDEWYIERGGDGKIVPMNPSWSYNMLGKLKINLTPSLVLRIESIYNRSWWKQYTHDYKYNPDGDYQYNTRSYHHAVKLMHSLSPSTYYEFRLAYNQRKYEQYVYKNPYDPRYVPTDKIVGSPGGRTFVFGGTRMDHVHQKSKSYISKFDITSQVNNRHQVKTGFEWRLHRLQNETFTILYDRINYNSPTVLGLDSPTHDYYDRWPEEFSAYIQDKIEYESMIINVGVRYDYFNAKSKYAKDLLHPDGELAEATPKHMVSPRLGVSFPITAKGIIHFSYGHFSQMPAFSALYVNPDFELPKSGVPTFGNANLRPQKTVMYEIGLQQQLTNDIAINITGFYRDIRDLLTRQRIKFQSREGDLRDYRVYVNQDYGNVKGITLSLKKKITKQTPVGFSLDYTYQVAEGNDNDTDAFFYNSLSGLATIKEIVPLDWDQPHNLYAVVTVAPSDRFTTSIIGKISSGYPYSPFIYNKDFNYDIKPNSDRKPLQRYVDIQSSYRFTVGGYHVTFFTKIYNLFDTLNERYVYDDTGRATYTFANRSQEETDTLIKHYGEPGVHEWTDYINRPHYYTAPREVRLGVTVEF, encoded by the coding sequence ATGAACACTTTGTGGCAAAGAATTCTTTTTGTACTCATCTTGTTGCTGGCTGGTAATTTAATCGCCGGAAATACAGGAAAGATCGCCGGAACGGTGGTCGATGCCAATACCGGCGAACCAGTTCCGGGCGCCAATATTATTCTCTCCGGAACCTATTATGGCGCTTCCAGCGATATCAACGGCGAGTTTTTCATCATTAATATTCCTCCCGGTAAATACGATGTAGAATGTATTGTGATTGGCTATCAGAAAACCATTATGAAAAACGTTCTCGTGCAGTCCGATCAAACCACCATGCTAAATTTTAGAATTAGAGAACAAACCCTCGATCTGGACGAAGCTATTGAAGTGGTCGCCGAACGTGCCATGGTTCAAAAAGACCTTACTTCTTCCAAAAAAGTGACCACGGCGGAAGAGATCAAAAGCATCCCTGCTGAAACGTTTACCCAGGTGCTGGCCACTCAGGCCGGCGTAACCAGAGGGGCAGACGGCGCCCTACATATTCGCGGCGGTCGATCTAACGAAATTGCCTACCTGATGGATGGTGTTTCGGTTGCCAACCCTTACAATACCAATGGGCTGGGAACCTCCGTGGCCAATAATGCCATACAGGAACTCACCGTGGTTAGCGGCGCCTTCAATGCAGAATATGGTAACGCCATGAGCGGTGTGGTAAACATTACAACCAAGGACGGCGGGAAAAAATTCGAAGGAAGTTTAACCGGTTACACAGGCGATTACGTCAGCGCGCACGACGATATCTTCTTAAATATCGATCAGGTTAAACCTTTTAGTAATAAAACGATTGAAGGAACGTTGTCCGGACCGATTCCTATTGCGCGTGATAAAGTTACCTTTTTCTTCTCCGGAAAATACACTGATAGCGAAGGATATTTGTACGGCGTTCGCGAACACGATCCGGCCGATTCTGCCAATTTTCAGGGAAGGGTAGAAGAGTATTTTGTTGAAACGGAAGAGAAAGTATTCGAACGACGTGAACGCTTTATCGACGAATGGTATATTGAACGCGGCGGCGACGGAAAGATCGTCCCCATGAATCCAAGCTGGTCTTACAACATGCTAGGTAAATTGAAAATAAACCTCACACCGTCTCTTGTGCTCAGGATAGAATCGATTTACAACCGAAGCTGGTGGAAACAATATACGCACGATTACAAATACAATCCGGACGGCGATTACCAGTACAATACCAGAAGTTATCACCATGCCGTCAAACTGATGCACTCCCTCTCGCCCAGCACCTATTATGAATTTCGCCTGGCGTATAATCAACGCAAATATGAGCAATACGTTTATAAAAATCCTTACGATCCACGCTATGTGCCCACCGACAAAATTGTTGGCTCTCCGGGAGGAAGAACCTTTGTTTTTGGCGGTACGCGCATGGATCATGTACATCAAAAATCAAAAAGTTATATTAGCAAATTTGATATTACCAGCCAGGTCAACAACAGACATCAGGTGAAAACCGGATTTGAGTGGCGGCTGCATCGTTTGCAGAACGAGACCTTTACCATTTTGTACGATCGCATTAATTACAACAGTCCTACGGTTCTGGGACTTGATTCGCCCACTCACGATTATTACGATCGTTGGCCTGAAGAGTTTTCCGCTTACATCCAGGATAAGATAGAATACGAAAGCATGATTATTAACGTTGGCGTGCGCTACGACTACTTTAACGCCAAATCCAAATATGCCAAAGATCTGTTGCATCCGGACGGCGAGCTGGCTGAAGCCACACCCAAACACATGGTCTCGCCGCGATTGGGCGTCTCTTTCCCCATCACGGCTAAAGGGATTATTCATTTTTCTTATGGCCATTTTTCGCAAATGCCCGCTTTTAGCGCATTGTATGTGAATCCTGATTTTGAACTCCCTAAAAGCGGCGTACCCACCTTTGGTAACGCTAATTTACGTCCGCAAAAAACCGTAATGTACGAAATCGGTTTACAACAACAGTTAACCAATGATATAGCGATCAATATTACCGGGTTTTATCGCGATATACGTGATTTGTTGACCAGGCAACGCATTAAGTTTCAGTCCAGAGAAGGCGACCTGCGCGATTATCGTGTTTACGTCAACCAGGATTACGGGAATGTAAAGGGAATTACCCTCTCTTTAAAAAAGAAAATTACCAAACAAACGCCGGTGGGATTCTCTCTGGATTATACCTATCAGGTGGCCGAAGGAAATGACAACGATACGGACGCCTTTTTCTACAATTCTTTAAGCGGTCTGGCCACCATTAAAGAGATCGTGCCGCTGGATTGGGATCAGCCGCACAATTTATATGCTGTGGTAACGGTGGCGCCCTCCGATCGTTTTACAACCAGCATTATTGGTAAAATATCTTCAGGATATCCCTATTCGCCTTTTATTTACAATAAAGATTTTAATTACGATATCAAACCCAATAGCGATCGCAAGCCGCTTCAGCGATATGTGGATATTCAGTCTTCTTATCGTTTTACCGTGGGCGGTTATCACGTTACGTTTTTTACCAAGATTTACAACCTGTTCGACACGCTGAACGAACGCTATGTGTATGACGACACCGGTCGAGCAACCTACACCTTTGCCAATCGCAGTCAGGAAGAAACAGATACATTAATAAAACACTACGGAGAACCCGGGGTGCACGAATGGACGGACTACATTAACCGTCCGCATTACTATACTGCCCCAAGAGAAGTACGTTTAGGCGTAACGGTCGAATTTTAA